The following proteins are encoded in a genomic region of Dyadobacter sp. UC 10:
- a CDS encoding response regulator: MKVYIVDDHPIVLQGLKNLLEAREGIEVTGVFDQGETVLAALAVTVPDVILLDVNLPDTSGIILCQKIRQRYPAVKVVALSVHNERTVIMGILQSGASAYVLKNAIGDDIIAALHAAMEGQIFLCAGTQKVLNSSTGNDLKEVPRLTRREKEILELIGRGYTTQQIASDLFISTHTVESHRKNLMEKFEAPNTATVIKLATEFGLMQN; the protein is encoded by the coding sequence ATGAAAGTATACATCGTCGACGACCATCCTATTGTTTTGCAGGGATTAAAAAACCTGCTGGAAGCGCGTGAAGGAATTGAAGTAACCGGCGTATTCGACCAGGGCGAAACGGTACTGGCCGCATTGGCTGTGACTGTCCCGGATGTGATCCTGCTGGATGTTAACCTGCCCGATACGAGCGGCATTATTCTCTGCCAGAAGATCAGGCAGCGCTACCCGGCGGTCAAAGTAGTCGCTTTGAGCGTTCATAACGAAAGGACGGTGATTATGGGAATCCTGCAGAGCGGCGCGAGTGCCTATGTCTTGAAAAATGCCATTGGCGACGATATAATTGCTGCCCTGCACGCCGCTATGGAGGGACAGATTTTTCTATGCGCCGGTACCCAGAAAGTGCTGAACAGCAGTACCGGTAACGATTTGAAAGAAGTCCCCAGACTTACCCGCCGCGAAAAGGAAATCCTCGAACTCATCGGGCGCGGCTACACCACTCAGCAGATCGCCTCAGACCTGTTTATCAGTACGCATACCGTAGAAAGCCATCGAAAAAACCTGATGGAAAAATTTGAAGCTCCCAATACCGCAACTGTGATCAAGCTTGCTACAGAGTTTGGTTTGATGCAAAACTGA
- a CDS encoding beta-galactosidase has product MKKPILFNRSIFRISCILSLCFCAFTLSAQQRYFAVSLVNENDKPALDVIDDAKSVGCNAIAMTVQWGAIHGKVSRILKQENGSGYNVWKQYDDQIKRALSLNMKVALNIAVSTGDDVTNSSSDRYGITTGDGWKKEERMVVANYNGEEAVFQKWGGPIRPNISLQFVMTSLAAQSTKDRITSFSREVMERYKYLQQGGNLLYVNLVYTRQGEGEFEMGSTKYHYEEALDMANALTDYSQPMVAAYRVWLKGKYGNIEALNSVWGRSYSSFNDVNPKKPSNSTFTQPDGTDWFLFRTHTLKETNRIFKEAVKGVNPNVKVISHHGSVYDKLSRARGTLPFKEIGEDLDGIKVNDDIHYDHRFAMDLLRSNLPGRIYVNEAAYVTGVESVVRLAEESYTHGAQVVTLFYLENAMKSQEAVNAIKTLTNNWVKGKSVTKPAPSNSDSFALSNMINSDGCYTNRDSWSGDCDAYKNWRSAYDNSGGKPVNIYVNDDVTTRGCFYKDLKLSRNGEEAESVIPNNVDYHLTGDDCRVISTVKGSGLSDGNRPFKALVTIEDQVRSRDGQPYIQRHWKFTPGSNGASATVTLYVSQAEFNAFNAVSSQKLPLNANDATNKSKLRIWQREEGANLRTAESTIDPADQDIRWDSVLGLWKITFNATSLSSYFITADKAAPLPVSLTTFTAEKQENSVELSWQTSEESNSDHFAVQRSMDGKSWLNIGRVNAAMESRVHQNYSFNDANPASGDNLYRLKMVDQDSTFAYSKIISVKMDGGAELVLYPNPVTTGVIRLQFAGQEPLISLTDLSGREVRVATEKDAPNSLAVKAGTKLNPGLYILTATYGSRQVRHKVLVAAQ; this is encoded by the coding sequence ATGAAAAAACCGATACTTTTCAACAGAAGTATTTTCAGGATTTCTTGTATTTTATCCCTCTGTTTTTGCGCTTTTACTCTGTCGGCACAGCAACGTTACTTCGCAGTTTCGCTGGTTAACGAGAATGACAAACCAGCGCTGGATGTGATCGATGACGCTAAAAGTGTCGGCTGTAATGCAATTGCGATGACGGTACAATGGGGCGCCATTCACGGAAAGGTGTCCAGGATCCTCAAACAGGAAAATGGTAGTGGTTATAACGTCTGGAAGCAGTACGATGACCAGATCAAGCGGGCCCTGTCACTCAATATGAAGGTGGCACTAAATATTGCAGTAAGCACCGGCGATGATGTGACCAACAGTTCCTCTGACCGCTACGGGATCACCACAGGCGACGGGTGGAAAAAGGAAGAGCGGATGGTTGTGGCCAATTACAATGGAGAAGAAGCCGTTTTCCAAAAATGGGGCGGGCCGATACGGCCGAATATCAGTTTACAATTTGTCATGACTTCGCTTGCGGCACAGTCCACGAAAGACAGGATTACCAGTTTTTCCAGGGAGGTGATGGAGCGTTACAAATATCTTCAGCAGGGAGGCAATCTGCTGTATGTCAACCTCGTATATACCCGTCAGGGCGAGGGTGAATTTGAAATGGGATCGACCAAATACCATTATGAAGAGGCATTGGATATGGCCAATGCGCTGACAGACTATTCCCAACCAATGGTGGCCGCTTACCGGGTGTGGCTGAAAGGAAAATACGGAAATATCGAGGCACTGAATTCTGTTTGGGGAAGAAGTTATTCGTCCTTCAATGATGTAAATCCTAAAAAGCCTTCCAACAGTACCTTCACGCAGCCCGACGGAACCGACTGGTTTTTGTTCCGGACTCACACGCTGAAGGAAACGAACAGGATCTTCAAGGAAGCTGTAAAAGGCGTTAACCCGAATGTGAAAGTGATCAGCCACCACGGCTCCGTTTACGACAAGCTGTCACGGGCGAGAGGTACGCTGCCTTTCAAAGAGATCGGGGAGGATTTGGACGGTATCAAGGTCAACGACGATATCCACTACGACCACCGGTTCGCGATGGACTTGCTTAGGTCCAACCTGCCGGGCAGGATATATGTAAACGAAGCGGCCTATGTAACTGGTGTTGAATCAGTTGTGAGATTGGCTGAGGAAAGCTACACGCACGGCGCACAGGTAGTTACCCTCTTTTACCTCGAAAATGCGATGAAATCCCAGGAGGCGGTGAACGCTATTAAAACGCTGACGAACAATTGGGTAAAAGGAAAATCAGTCACCAAACCCGCTCCGTCCAATTCCGACAGCTTCGCATTGTCCAACATGATCAACAGCGATGGCTGCTATACGAACCGCGACAGTTGGTCGGGTGATTGTGACGCCTATAAGAACTGGCGCAGTGCCTATGATAATTCGGGCGGTAAGCCGGTTAATATTTACGTGAATGATGATGTGACTACGAGAGGATGTTTTTACAAAGACCTGAAACTCTCGCGCAACGGGGAGGAAGCGGAAAGCGTAATTCCCAACAATGTGGATTATCACCTTACCGGCGACGACTGCCGTGTGATCAGCACGGTAAAGGGAAGCGGATTGTCTGACGGTAACCGGCCTTTCAAGGCTTTGGTAACGATCGAAGATCAGGTTAGAAGCAGGGACGGTCAGCCTTACATCCAGCGTCATTGGAAATTTACGCCCGGTTCTAATGGTGCCAGTGCAACTGTAACTTTATATGTAAGCCAGGCGGAATTCAACGCTTTTAATGCAGTGAGTTCTCAAAAGCTTCCATTGAACGCAAATGATGCCACCAATAAATCCAAACTGCGTATCTGGCAGCGTGAAGAAGGTGCGAATTTGCGTACCGCCGAAAGCACGATAGATCCTGCAGACCAGGATATCCGCTGGGACAGTGTATTAGGCCTTTGGAAAATTACATTCAACGCGACCAGCCTTTCGTCTTATTTCATCACCGCCGACAAAGCCGCCCCGCTGCCGGTTTCACTGACAACATTCACTGCTGAAAAACAGGAGAATTCGGTAGAGCTGAGCTGGCAGACATCCGAGGAATCGAATAGTGACCATTTTGCTGTACAGCGCAGTATGGATGGAAAAAGCTGGCTGAACATCGGTCGTGTAAATGCGGCAATGGAAAGCAGGGTACATCAGAACTACTCGTTCAACGACGCCAACCCCGCATCAGGCGACAATCTTTACAGACTGAAAATGGTTGATCAGGACAGCACTTTTGCTTACTCTAAAATTATTTCGGTGAAGATGGACGGTGGGGCCGAATTGGTCCTTTATCCAAATCCTGTGACTACCGGGGTAATCCGACTGCAATTTGCAGGTCAGGAACCTCTTATCAGTCTCACAGACCTGAGTGGCCGGGAAGTGCGCGTAGCTACTGAGAAGGACGCACCGAACAGTTTGGCTGTAAAAGCAGGAACAAAGCTTAACCCCGGCCTGTATATCCTGACAGCCACTTACGGATCGCGCCAGGTAAGGCATAAAGTGCTGGTAGCCGCACAGTAG
- a CDS encoding RNA polymerase sigma factor, with product MAPEAELISGCLLHDRIAQRQLYDRYKNAMYTLAYRITGDFDDANDVLQDSFLDVFRHLDQFRGESTLGAWIKKIVVRRSTKKKRIVIWENIDDMPLAGVNWGEEEINASHLETAILSLPDGFRTIFVLAEVEGYTHREIAGMLNISEGTSKSQLFYAKKKLRGMLS from the coding sequence ATGGCCCCGGAGGCGGAATTGATTTCAGGTTGCCTTTTGCATGACAGGATCGCACAGCGGCAACTGTACGATCGCTACAAAAATGCCATGTACACCCTGGCTTACCGGATCACCGGGGATTTCGATGATGCAAACGACGTGTTGCAGGATTCATTCCTTGACGTATTCCGTCACCTGGACCAGTTCCGGGGCGAATCAACATTGGGCGCCTGGATCAAGAAAATCGTGGTCCGGCGCTCGACCAAAAAGAAGCGGATCGTCATCTGGGAAAATATTGACGACATGCCGCTTGCAGGCGTAAATTGGGGTGAGGAAGAGATCAATGCTTCACACCTGGAAACTGCCATTCTTTCTCTCCCAGACGGATTCCGGACGATTTTCGTATTGGCTGAAGTAGAAGGTTATACGCATCGCGAGATAGCGGGCATGCTGAATATCTCGGAAGGAACTTCCAAGTCGCAATTGTTTTATGCTAAAAAGAAGCTGCGCGGCATGCTTTCCTGA
- a CDS encoding DUF2461 domain-containing protein has product MSAQNVTIPASALQFLKTLKENNNRDWFNANKDFYLDQLGHIERFADALLGEMNAHDVIETVSGKKSLHRIYRDTRFSQDKTPYKTNWSGGFTRATALRRGGYYFNFEPGNSFIAGGFWAPEPKDMKLIRDDISFDPKPIREIIGSTTFRETFGSLQGEQLKTTPKGFDPNDEAIDLLRYKQFLLQRPFTDKEVTSDGFLEAANQTFVNMRPFFDYMSEVLASSPDGSSLT; this is encoded by the coding sequence ATGTCCGCACAAAACGTCACGATTCCAGCATCCGCTTTACAATTTTTAAAAACACTGAAAGAAAATAACAACCGTGACTGGTTCAATGCGAACAAGGATTTTTATCTCGATCAGCTGGGACATATTGAGCGGTTCGCAGATGCATTATTGGGGGAAATGAATGCGCATGATGTGATCGAGACGGTTTCAGGCAAAAAAAGCCTGCACCGCATTTACAGGGATACCCGCTTTTCGCAGGATAAAACACCGTATAAAACCAATTGGAGCGGCGGTTTTACGCGGGCGACGGCCCTGAGAAGAGGCGGCTATTACTTTAATTTTGAACCCGGTAACAGTTTCATCGCCGGCGGCTTCTGGGCGCCCGAACCGAAGGATATGAAGCTGATCCGCGATGACATCAGTTTCGATCCCAAACCGATCAGAGAGATTATTGGCAGCACTACATTCAGGGAAACTTTCGGATCTCTGCAGGGAGAACAGCTCAAAACAACTCCCAAGGGATTCGATCCGAATGATGAGGCGATTGACCTGCTGCGCTATAAACAGTTTCTGCTGCAACGACCATTCACCGATAAGGAAGTGACCAGTGACGGGTTCCTGGAAGCAGCAAATCAGACCTTTGTCAATATGCGTCCTTTTTTCGATTATATGAGCGAGGTTCTTGCCAGCAGCCCGGACGGTAGTTCGCTCACCTGA
- a CDS encoding O-acetyl-ADP-ribose deacetylase: MIQLKQGDITAMEVEAIVNAANSSLLGGDGVDGAIHRAGGKAILDACIEIRNRQGGCSTGEAVITTGGKLPARYVIHTVGPVWNGGNQNEEALLASAYRNSLRLAAENQIKSIAFPNISTGIYHFPKQKAAEIAVNTVQGFLAKSNAIEKVIFVCFDAENYGIYEEILRE; the protein is encoded by the coding sequence ATGATACAGTTGAAACAAGGCGATATTACGGCAATGGAAGTTGAAGCCATCGTCAATGCTGCCAATTCTTCGCTGCTCGGCGGCGACGGTGTCGACGGAGCGATTCACCGGGCAGGCGGCAAAGCAATCCTCGACGCGTGCATTGAGATCAGAAACAGGCAGGGTGGCTGCTCAACCGGGGAAGCCGTGATTACAACCGGCGGTAAGCTGCCCGCACGTTACGTGATCCACACGGTGGGACCGGTTTGGAATGGCGGGAATCAAAACGAAGAAGCGCTGCTGGCTTCCGCTTATCGTAACAGTCTGAGACTGGCTGCCGAAAACCAGATTAAATCTATCGCATTCCCCAATATTAGCACGGGAATCTATCATTTCCCGAAACAGAAAGCCGCTGAAATAGCTGTCAATACGGTTCAGGGATTTCTGGCCAAATCCAATGCGATCGAGAAGGTGATTTTTGTCTGTTTTGATGCGGAGAATTACGGGATTTATGAAGAGATTCTGAGAGAATAA
- a CDS encoding Gfo/Idh/MocA family oxidoreductase — MDQTNTPKDKSASSRRDFIKASAATAAGFMIVPRHVLGKGFRAPSDMLTVAGVGVGGKGRSDIASFFKSGKANIGYLCDVDDRRAEETVKTYPKAKYYKDWREMFEKEAKNFDAVSVSTPDHTHAVVAMAAMQLGKHVYVQKPMTHDIWEARKLTEAAAKYKVVTQMGNQGSSGDGVRQLHEWYDAGVIGDVDTVYIWTNRPIWPQGIPWPSDKPAVPKELNWDLWLGTAPQKDYVEGLIPGSWRGWWDYGTGALGDLGCHLMEAPFRVLGLKYATDMQASVGSVFTGFGKRGIFPDSCPPSSHATLTFPKTPRTKGPVTMHWMDGGIKPERPEELGPNELFGDGNSGILFVGSKGKMMASEYAANPRLLPLSRMEEVKVKQKFARVPGSADGHYAQWVEGCIAGYGKMELSSPFELAGPLTEAILGANLAIRGADMPKAREDGKGFTYPGSNMKMLWDAQNMKVTNFDEVNQWVRRNYREGWSLGV, encoded by the coding sequence ATGGACCAAACGAATACACCAAAAGACAAGTCAGCTTCGTCAAGAAGGGACTTTATCAAGGCTTCGGCAGCTACCGCGGCGGGATTTATGATCGTCCCGCGCCACGTTCTGGGAAAGGGTTTCCGTGCTCCGAGTGATATGCTGACCGTCGCCGGCGTCGGTGTTGGCGGTAAAGGAAGATCAGATATCGCAAGTTTTTTCAAAAGTGGAAAAGCCAATATAGGATACCTCTGTGATGTGGACGACAGGCGCGCAGAAGAAACGGTCAAAACTTACCCGAAGGCCAAATACTACAAGGATTGGCGCGAGATGTTTGAAAAAGAAGCCAAGAATTTCGATGCGGTTTCTGTCTCAACCCCCGACCATACACACGCAGTAGTGGCCATGGCCGCTATGCAGCTGGGCAAGCACGTATATGTGCAGAAGCCGATGACGCACGATATCTGGGAAGCAAGAAAACTGACCGAGGCGGCGGCGAAATACAAAGTGGTAACACAAATGGGCAACCAGGGATCATCGGGTGACGGTGTGCGCCAGTTGCACGAATGGTATGATGCAGGCGTAATCGGTGACGTTGATACCGTATATATCTGGACCAACCGCCCGATCTGGCCGCAGGGCATTCCCTGGCCTTCTGATAAACCTGCTGTGCCGAAAGAACTGAACTGGGACCTTTGGCTGGGAACGGCGCCTCAGAAGGATTATGTGGAAGGGCTGATCCCCGGAAGCTGGCGCGGCTGGTGGGATTACGGAACAGGCGCATTGGGTGACCTGGGATGCCACCTGATGGAAGCTCCCTTCCGCGTACTTGGTCTGAAATATGCGACGGATATGCAGGCCAGCGTAGGAAGCGTATTTACAGGTTTTGGTAAAAGGGGGATATTCCCTGATAGTTGCCCGCCATCCAGCCACGCGACTTTGACGTTCCCAAAAACGCCGAGAACGAAAGGCCCGGTGACCATGCACTGGATGGATGGAGGTATCAAGCCGGAAAGACCGGAAGAACTTGGGCCGAATGAACTGTTTGGCGACGGTAACAGCGGTATTTTGTTTGTTGGCTCGAAAGGGAAAATGATGGCAAGCGAATATGCTGCAAATCCACGCCTTTTGCCGCTCAGCAGAATGGAGGAGGTAAAGGTAAAGCAAAAATTTGCGCGTGTGCCGGGAAGCGCCGACGGGCATTATGCGCAGTGGGTGGAAGGCTGCATTGCCGGTTACGGTAAAATGGAGCTCAGCTCGCCGTTTGAACTCGCTGGTCCGCTGACAGAAGCTATCCTCGGCGCGAACCTGGCGATCAGAGGCGCGGATATGCCGAAGGCAAGGGAAGACGGAAAAGGCTTTACGTATCCCGGAAGCAACATGAAGATGCTTTGGGACGCTCAGAATATGAAAGTGACCAACTTCGATGAAGTCAATCAGTGGGTGCGCAGGAACTACCGCGAAGGCTGGAGCCTGGGTGTTTAG
- a CDS encoding alpha/beta fold hydrolase, which produces MQVILSIAMLLASLCSAFCQEGLIKSHPQLAYWKLGSKSEVVIVLHGGPAAHHAYLRPELDLLSESATIIYYDQRGCGKSERADSYTWQDHVKDLRRLIMTLAPGKKVFLAGSSWGSFLALLYVQSYPKNIKGLILSGTIKWMGQGKPYIRDSEFKYNKPHKQPMREKALAESPQADGTIELDTVEISKSIEAESGIQYHEAMASLISAPIADSLARIQVPIIIFNGKRSYQYDWVDHYMLLFQKAELQTFAVAGHDPWLSDPKQFAKRCSEFILKNK; this is translated from the coding sequence ATGCAGGTAATATTGTCCATCGCCATGCTTCTGGCTAGTTTGTGTTCAGCATTTTGCCAGGAAGGACTCATAAAAAGTCATCCGCAACTAGCTTATTGGAAACTCGGCAGCAAATCGGAAGTGGTGATAGTATTACATGGAGGGCCGGCAGCTCACCATGCGTACCTCCGACCGGAGCTTGATCTGTTAAGCGAAAGTGCTACTATCATTTACTACGATCAGAGAGGCTGTGGTAAAAGCGAGCGGGCTGACAGCTACACATGGCAGGATCATGTAAAAGACCTGCGACGGCTTATTATGACCCTAGCTCCCGGAAAAAAGGTATTTCTGGCAGGATCGTCGTGGGGAAGCTTCCTGGCATTACTGTATGTCCAGAGCTATCCGAAAAATATTAAAGGCCTTATTTTAAGTGGAACAATCAAATGGATGGGTCAGGGAAAACCTTACATACGGGATAGTGAATTTAAATATAACAAACCGCACAAACAGCCGATGCGAGAAAAGGCGCTTGCAGAATCTCCACAAGCTGATGGCACCATCGAATTGGACACCGTAGAAATCTCAAAGTCGATAGAAGCCGAATCCGGGATTCAATATCACGAGGCCATGGCCAGTTTAATCTCTGCGCCAATCGCCGACAGCCTGGCCAGAATTCAAGTCCCTATTATAATATTCAATGGAAAGCGCAGCTATCAGTATGATTGGGTTGACCACTACATGCTGCTATTTCAAAAAGCTGAACTACAAACTTTTGCCGTTGCCGGGCATGATCCCTGGCTTAGCGATCCCAAACAATTCGCAAAACGATGCAGTGAATTTATTCTCAAAAACAAATAG
- a CDS encoding nuclear transport factor 2 family protein: MDEERELIETAQLWDKAMETNDVDQISRFMSADWIIVGADGITSREDFLDSIRQGHVSHNRMDSDEVIARIYEDTGVVISRGTSAGTFNGQPFDLYEWSTNVFVRQGESWRCAATMITPAKR; the protein is encoded by the coding sequence ATGGACGAAGAAAGAGAGCTGATAGAAACTGCTCAGCTTTGGGACAAGGCCATGGAAACCAATGATGTCGATCAGATCAGCCGCTTTATGTCGGCCGACTGGATTATCGTGGGTGCCGATGGAATTACATCACGGGAGGACTTTCTTGATTCGATCCGTCAGGGCCATGTTTCTCATAACCGGATGGATTCCGACGAAGTAATTGCAAGAATTTATGAAGATACCGGGGTAGTAATCAGTCGCGGTACAAGTGCCGGGACTTTTAATGGACAGCCTTTTGATCTCTACGAGTGGTCGACCAATGTATTCGTGCGACAGGGTGAGTCGTGGCGCTGCGCGGCAACGATGATCACGCCAGCCAAGCGCTAG
- a CDS encoding sialidase family protein has protein sequence MNLTVINKFALALSWFLMLPVTISAQGSDGAKVPGSIVAYSPAASGQYIGSPSIVVMPDGSYLASHDFFGPKSTEHVSAVSRIYKSADKGKTWRQIAEINGQFWSKLFFHQGNLYLFGTNRHHGNTIIRKSIDGGRSWTQPTDASHGLLKAGEYHCAPMPFVEHKGRLWRTMEDAAGPPKQWGKRYSAFMMSIPVNADPMIASNWTSSSIVRFDSTFLNGHFGGWLEGNAVVTPEGTLVDILRVDDRSTLEEKAAIVRISGDGTTASFDPEKDFIKFPGGSKKFTIRYDPKSKLYWTIANYIPDEVKAANQGKSPAGIRNTQGLFSSKDLVSWDFRKKLLSHPDVIKHGFQYVDWLFEDKDIIFLSRTAFDDGSDGAHNNHDANFLTFHRIKNFRKN, from the coding sequence ATGAACCTAACAGTGATAAATAAGTTTGCACTGGCATTAAGCTGGTTTTTAATGCTTCCAGTGACAATATCGGCCCAGGGCTCCGACGGCGCGAAGGTGCCTGGCTCCATTGTTGCATATAGCCCTGCGGCATCAGGCCAGTATATCGGCTCACCCAGTATTGTGGTTATGCCCGACGGCAGTTACCTGGCCTCCCACGATTTTTTCGGCCCTAAATCGACCGAACATGTGAGTGCTGTTTCACGCATTTACAAGTCTGCCGATAAGGGAAAAACCTGGCGGCAAATAGCAGAGATCAATGGTCAATTCTGGTCAAAGCTGTTTTTTCATCAGGGTAACCTGTACCTATTCGGGACCAACCGGCACCATGGCAACACGATCATCCGGAAGTCGATCGACGGCGGCAGGTCCTGGACGCAGCCAACAGATGCCTCCCACGGGCTGCTGAAAGCGGGTGAATACCATTGCGCGCCCATGCCGTTTGTAGAGCACAAAGGAAGGCTATGGCGGACCATGGAAGATGCGGCGGGCCCTCCAAAGCAATGGGGAAAAAGATATAGTGCTTTTATGATGTCTATCCCGGTCAATGCCGACCCGATGATTGCCTCCAACTGGACCTCATCCAGTATAGTACGCTTCGACTCCACGTTTCTCAACGGCCATTTCGGCGGCTGGCTGGAAGGCAATGCAGTTGTGACGCCGGAAGGTACACTGGTAGACATACTGCGCGTCGACGACCGCTCTACATTGGAGGAAAAGGCCGCCATAGTCCGCATAAGCGGCGATGGGACTACTGCCAGCTTTGACCCGGAAAAAGACTTCATTAAGTTTCCCGGCGGGAGCAAAAAATTTACAATCCGTTACGACCCGAAATCCAAGTTGTACTGGACCATCGCTAATTACATTCCCGACGAAGTCAAGGCCGCAAACCAGGGAAAATCCCCTGCGGGTATCCGAAACACGCAGGGGTTATTCAGCTCGAAAGACCTGGTGAGCTGGGATTTTCGCAAAAAACTGCTCAGCCATCCCGATGTTATCAAACATGGATTTCAATATGTAGACTGGCTGTTTGAAGACAAGGACATCATTTTCCTGTCCCGGACCGCATTCGATGATGGATCAGACGGCGCCCACAATAACCACGACGCCAATTTTCTGACCTTTCACCGTATTAAAAACTTCCGAAAGAATTAA